A single Panicum virgatum strain AP13 unplaced genomic scaffold, P.virgatum_v5 scaffold_183, whole genome shotgun sequence DNA region contains:
- the LOC120693857 gene encoding probable DNA helicase MCM9 isoform X4 — translation MSEEKKKKEEDAQLIALAGFLHETYSDSIHSILLDDDPSKLHLPLVIEFAKLMDFDPEFAGKLYSCPGEYLPFLDKAAKRVKDAMLEELGDLKDAVRKKKPVRVRIDVSGSPLEFPEASPSIGKVRANHMRKLITLKGTVIRSGGVKMIEYERDYMCRKCQHSFTVRPELEAGNRINLPALCPSKSSRGCGSASFQSVEGSTICRDYQEIKIQENVQLLGVGSIPRSMPVILMDDLVDSIKPGDDVIITGILSAKWSHDIKDVRCNLDPMLLANYVRRTNELKSDIDIPVETEEEFKHFWEEYRLTPLKGRNFILEGICPQIFGLFTVKLAGTGKSQFLKFAAKLSNRSVITTGLGSTSAGLTVTAVKDGGEWMLEAGALVLADGGLCCIDEFDSMREHDRTTIHEAMEQQTISIAKAGLVTTLSTRTTVFGATNPKGKYDPDQSLSVNTTLSGPLLSRFDIVLVLLDTQNTAWDKIVSAHILKENFDEKKDKANASDAKWMLPKLRRYINYVKRFKPVLTKEAERVISSYYQLQRKSGTHNAARTTVRMLESLIRLAQAHARLMFSNEVKQLDAIAAILCIESSTTTSPIVDIVGDALHSNFTDNPDKEYKTQEKEILKKLGLIEDSP, via the exons atgtcggaggagaagaagaaaaaggaggagGATGCCCAGCTGATTGCGCTTGCGGGCTTCCTCCACGAAACCTATTCCGACAGCATTCACAGCATCCTACTCGACGACGATCCCTCGAAGCTCCATTTGCCGCTCGTTATTGA ATTCGCGAAACTTATGGACTTCGACCCCGAGTTCGCCGGGAAACTCTACTCCTGTCCCGGCGAGTACCTTCCCTTCCTCGACAAGGCCGCTAAACGGGTCAAG GATGcgatgctcgaggaattgggtGATTTGAAAGACGCGGTACGGAAGAAGAAGCCCGTGCGCGTACGCATCGACGTCTCTGGATCACCGCTAGAATTCCCTG AGGCGTCCCCGAGTATTGGAAAGGTGAGGGCGAATCACATGAGGAAATTGATTACTCTGAAGGGAACTGTGATAAGATCAGGCGGAGTCAAGATGATTGAGTACGAAAGGGACTACATGTGCAGGAAGTGCCAGCACAG TTTCACGGTTCGTCCTGAACTGGAGGCTGGGAATCGCATAAACCTTCCTGCATTGTGCCCATCAAAG AGTTCAAGAGGCTGTGGAAGTGCTTCTTTCCAGTCCGTAGAAGGTTCTACAATTTGCCGTGATTACCAAGAAATCAAAATTCAAGAAAACGTACAACTTTTGGGTGTTGGATCTATACCCCGTTCGATGCCGGTAATTTTGATGGATGATCTTGTTGATAGCATTAAACCTGGAG ATGATGTTATTATTACGGGCATATTATCTGCCAAATGGTCTCATGATATTAAGGATGTGCGATGCAACCTTGATCCTATGCTGCTTGCCAATTATGTGAG GAGAACAAATGAGCTGAAATCTGATATAGACATTCCTGTGGAAACTGAAGAGGAGTTTAAGCATTTCTGGGAAGAATACAGGCTTACTCCACTAAAAG GAAGAAACTTTATCTTGGAAGGCATCTGTCCTCAAATTTTTGGGCTATTCACAGTGAAGCTTGCAG GTACTGGTAAATCCCagtttttgaagtttgctgctAAATTGAGCAACCGCTCTGTGATTACAACGGGTCTTGGAAGCACCAGTGCTGGGTTAACTGTCACAGCTGTCAAGGATGGAG GAGAGTGGATGCTTGAGGCTGGTGCTCTTGTTCTGGCTGACGGTGGTTTATGCTGCATTGATGAATTTGACAG CATGCGAGAGCATGACagaacaacaatacatgaaGCCATGGAGCAACAGACAATAAGTATTGCAAAG GCTGGACTAGTTACAACACTGAGTACAAGGACTACTGTATTTGGTGCCACTAATCCAAAAGGGAAATACGACCCTGATCAAA GCTTATCTGTGAATACAACACTTTCAGGACCATTGTTGAGTAGATTTGATATAGTTCTTGTTCTCTTGGATACGCAAAATACTGCTTGGGATAAAATAGTTTCAGCGCATATATTGAAGGAG AATTTTGATGAAAAGAAAGACAAGGCAAATGCTTCTGATGCAAAATGGATGCTCCCCAAGTTGAGAAG GTACATCAATTATGTAAAGCGGTTTAAACCGGTGCTGACAAAGGAGGCAGAAAGAGTTATCTCGAGCTATTATCAGCTTCAGAGAAAATCAGGAACACATAATGCAG CAAGAACAACGGTACGCATGCTTGAAAGTTTGATAAGGCTTGCACAAG CACATGCTAGGCTAATGTTCAGCAATGAGGTTAAACAACTTGATGCCATTGCTGCCATACTGTGCATTGAATCCTCCACGACAACATCTCCAATAGTGGAcattgttggagatgctctgcaCTCAAATTTTACAGATAACCCTGACAAAGAAT ATAAAACACAGGAGAAGGAGATCCTTAAGAAGCTTGGACTAATTGAAGATTCCCCATAA
- the LOC120693857 gene encoding probable DNA helicase MCM9 isoform X1, with the protein MSEEKKKKEEDAQLIALAGFLHETYSDSIHSILLDDDPSKLHLPLVIEFAKLMDFDPEFAGKLYSCPGEYLPFLDKAAKRVKDAMLEELGDLKDAVRKKKPVRVRIDVSGSPLEFPEASPSIGKVRANHMRKLITLKGTVIRSGGVKMIEYERDYMCRKCQHSFTVRPELEAGNRINLPALCPSKSSRGCGSASFQSVEGSTICRDYQEIKIQENVQLLGVGSIPRSMPVILMDDLVDSIKPGDDVIITGILSAKWSHDIKDVRCNLDPMLLANYVRRTNELKSDIDIPVETEEEFKHFWEEYRLTPLKGRNFILEGICPQIFGLFTVKLAVALTLIGGVQHVDASGTKVRGEPHMLLVGDPGSTSAASLPFLFAPPSTPSCTKARGNRLFCKPEFWGTGKSQFLKFAAKLSNRSVITTGLGSTSAGLTVTAVKDGGEWMLEAGALVLADGGLCCIDEFDSMREHDRTTIHEAMEQQTISIAKAGLVTTLSTRTTVFGATNPKGKYDPDQSLSVNTTLSGPLLSRFDIVLVLLDTQNTAWDKIVSAHILKENFDEKKDKANASDAKWMLPKLRRYINYVKRFKPVLTKEAERVISSYYQLQRKSGTHNAARTTVRMLESLIRLAQAHARLMFSNEVKQLDAIAAILCIESSTTTSPIVDIVGDALHSNFTDNPDKEYKTQEKEILKKLGLIEDSP; encoded by the exons atgtcggaggagaagaagaaaaaggaggagGATGCCCAGCTGATTGCGCTTGCGGGCTTCCTCCACGAAACCTATTCCGACAGCATTCACAGCATCCTACTCGACGACGATCCCTCGAAGCTCCATTTGCCGCTCGTTATTGA ATTCGCGAAACTTATGGACTTCGACCCCGAGTTCGCCGGGAAACTCTACTCCTGTCCCGGCGAGTACCTTCCCTTCCTCGACAAGGCCGCTAAACGGGTCAAG GATGcgatgctcgaggaattgggtGATTTGAAAGACGCGGTACGGAAGAAGAAGCCCGTGCGCGTACGCATCGACGTCTCTGGATCACCGCTAGAATTCCCTG AGGCGTCCCCGAGTATTGGAAAGGTGAGGGCGAATCACATGAGGAAATTGATTACTCTGAAGGGAACTGTGATAAGATCAGGCGGAGTCAAGATGATTGAGTACGAAAGGGACTACATGTGCAGGAAGTGCCAGCACAG TTTCACGGTTCGTCCTGAACTGGAGGCTGGGAATCGCATAAACCTTCCTGCATTGTGCCCATCAAAG AGTTCAAGAGGCTGTGGAAGTGCTTCTTTCCAGTCCGTAGAAGGTTCTACAATTTGCCGTGATTACCAAGAAATCAAAATTCAAGAAAACGTACAACTTTTGGGTGTTGGATCTATACCCCGTTCGATGCCGGTAATTTTGATGGATGATCTTGTTGATAGCATTAAACCTGGAG ATGATGTTATTATTACGGGCATATTATCTGCCAAATGGTCTCATGATATTAAGGATGTGCGATGCAACCTTGATCCTATGCTGCTTGCCAATTATGTGAG GAGAACAAATGAGCTGAAATCTGATATAGACATTCCTGTGGAAACTGAAGAGGAGTTTAAGCATTTCTGGGAAGAATACAGGCTTACTCCACTAAAAG GAAGAAACTTTATCTTGGAAGGCATCTGTCCTCAAATTTTTGGGCTATTCACAGTGAAGCTTGCAG TTGCTCTTACATTAATTGGTGGAGTGCAGCATGTTGATGCTTCTGGAACAAAGGTTCGTGGAGAACCCCATATGCTTCTTGTTGGTGATCCAG GTTCAACTTCTGCAGCATCTCTTCCGTTCTTGTTTGCTCCTCCTTCGACGCCATCTTGCACCAAAGCTCGAGGAAACCGATTGTTTTGTAAGCCAGAGTTCTGGG GTACTGGTAAATCCCagtttttgaagtttgctgctAAATTGAGCAACCGCTCTGTGATTACAACGGGTCTTGGAAGCACCAGTGCTGGGTTAACTGTCACAGCTGTCAAGGATGGAG GAGAGTGGATGCTTGAGGCTGGTGCTCTTGTTCTGGCTGACGGTGGTTTATGCTGCATTGATGAATTTGACAG CATGCGAGAGCATGACagaacaacaatacatgaaGCCATGGAGCAACAGACAATAAGTATTGCAAAG GCTGGACTAGTTACAACACTGAGTACAAGGACTACTGTATTTGGTGCCACTAATCCAAAAGGGAAATACGACCCTGATCAAA GCTTATCTGTGAATACAACACTTTCAGGACCATTGTTGAGTAGATTTGATATAGTTCTTGTTCTCTTGGATACGCAAAATACTGCTTGGGATAAAATAGTTTCAGCGCATATATTGAAGGAG AATTTTGATGAAAAGAAAGACAAGGCAAATGCTTCTGATGCAAAATGGATGCTCCCCAAGTTGAGAAG GTACATCAATTATGTAAAGCGGTTTAAACCGGTGCTGACAAAGGAGGCAGAAAGAGTTATCTCGAGCTATTATCAGCTTCAGAGAAAATCAGGAACACATAATGCAG CAAGAACAACGGTACGCATGCTTGAAAGTTTGATAAGGCTTGCACAAG CACATGCTAGGCTAATGTTCAGCAATGAGGTTAAACAACTTGATGCCATTGCTGCCATACTGTGCATTGAATCCTCCACGACAACATCTCCAATAGTGGAcattgttggagatgctctgcaCTCAAATTTTACAGATAACCCTGACAAAGAAT ATAAAACACAGGAGAAGGAGATCCTTAAGAAGCTTGGACTAATTGAAGATTCCCCATAA
- the LOC120693857 gene encoding probable DNA helicase MCM9 isoform X2, with protein sequence MSEEKKKKEEDAQLIALAGFLHETYSDSIHSILLDDDPSKLHLPLVIEFAKLMDFDPEFAGKLYSCPGEYLPFLDKAAKRVKDAMLEELGDLKDAVRKKKPVRVRIDVSGSPLEFPEASPSIGKVRANHMRKLITLKGTVIRSGGVKMIEYERDYMCRKCQHSFTVRPELEAGNRINLPALCPSKSSRGCGSASFQSVEGSTICRDYQEIKIQENVQLLGVGSIPRSMPVILMDDLVDSIKPGDDVIITGILSAKWSHDIKDVRCNLDPMLLANYVRRTNELKSDIDIPVETEEEFKHFWEEYRLTPLKGRNFILEGICPQIFGLFTVKLAVALTLIGGVQHVDASGTKVRGEPHMLLVGDPGSTSAASLPFLFAPPSTPSCTKARGNRLFCKPEFWGTGKSQFLKFAAKLSNRSVITTGLGSTSAGLTVTAVKDGGEWMLEAGALVLADGGLCCIDEFDSMREHDRTTIHEAMEQQTISIAKAGLVTTLSTRTTVFGATNPKGKYDPDQSLSVNTTLSGPLLSRFDIVLVLLDTQNTAWDKIVSAHILKENFDEKKDKANASDAKWMLPKLRRYINYVKRFKPVLTKEAERVISSYYQLQRKSGTHNAAHARLMFSNEVKQLDAIAAILCIESSTTTSPIVDIVGDALHSNFTDNPDKEYKTQEKEILKKLGLIEDSP encoded by the exons atgtcggaggagaagaagaaaaaggaggagGATGCCCAGCTGATTGCGCTTGCGGGCTTCCTCCACGAAACCTATTCCGACAGCATTCACAGCATCCTACTCGACGACGATCCCTCGAAGCTCCATTTGCCGCTCGTTATTGA ATTCGCGAAACTTATGGACTTCGACCCCGAGTTCGCCGGGAAACTCTACTCCTGTCCCGGCGAGTACCTTCCCTTCCTCGACAAGGCCGCTAAACGGGTCAAG GATGcgatgctcgaggaattgggtGATTTGAAAGACGCGGTACGGAAGAAGAAGCCCGTGCGCGTACGCATCGACGTCTCTGGATCACCGCTAGAATTCCCTG AGGCGTCCCCGAGTATTGGAAAGGTGAGGGCGAATCACATGAGGAAATTGATTACTCTGAAGGGAACTGTGATAAGATCAGGCGGAGTCAAGATGATTGAGTACGAAAGGGACTACATGTGCAGGAAGTGCCAGCACAG TTTCACGGTTCGTCCTGAACTGGAGGCTGGGAATCGCATAAACCTTCCTGCATTGTGCCCATCAAAG AGTTCAAGAGGCTGTGGAAGTGCTTCTTTCCAGTCCGTAGAAGGTTCTACAATTTGCCGTGATTACCAAGAAATCAAAATTCAAGAAAACGTACAACTTTTGGGTGTTGGATCTATACCCCGTTCGATGCCGGTAATTTTGATGGATGATCTTGTTGATAGCATTAAACCTGGAG ATGATGTTATTATTACGGGCATATTATCTGCCAAATGGTCTCATGATATTAAGGATGTGCGATGCAACCTTGATCCTATGCTGCTTGCCAATTATGTGAG GAGAACAAATGAGCTGAAATCTGATATAGACATTCCTGTGGAAACTGAAGAGGAGTTTAAGCATTTCTGGGAAGAATACAGGCTTACTCCACTAAAAG GAAGAAACTTTATCTTGGAAGGCATCTGTCCTCAAATTTTTGGGCTATTCACAGTGAAGCTTGCAG TTGCTCTTACATTAATTGGTGGAGTGCAGCATGTTGATGCTTCTGGAACAAAGGTTCGTGGAGAACCCCATATGCTTCTTGTTGGTGATCCAG GTTCAACTTCTGCAGCATCTCTTCCGTTCTTGTTTGCTCCTCCTTCGACGCCATCTTGCACCAAAGCTCGAGGAAACCGATTGTTTTGTAAGCCAGAGTTCTGGG GTACTGGTAAATCCCagtttttgaagtttgctgctAAATTGAGCAACCGCTCTGTGATTACAACGGGTCTTGGAAGCACCAGTGCTGGGTTAACTGTCACAGCTGTCAAGGATGGAG GAGAGTGGATGCTTGAGGCTGGTGCTCTTGTTCTGGCTGACGGTGGTTTATGCTGCATTGATGAATTTGACAG CATGCGAGAGCATGACagaacaacaatacatgaaGCCATGGAGCAACAGACAATAAGTATTGCAAAG GCTGGACTAGTTACAACACTGAGTACAAGGACTACTGTATTTGGTGCCACTAATCCAAAAGGGAAATACGACCCTGATCAAA GCTTATCTGTGAATACAACACTTTCAGGACCATTGTTGAGTAGATTTGATATAGTTCTTGTTCTCTTGGATACGCAAAATACTGCTTGGGATAAAATAGTTTCAGCGCATATATTGAAGGAG AATTTTGATGAAAAGAAAGACAAGGCAAATGCTTCTGATGCAAAATGGATGCTCCCCAAGTTGAGAAG GTACATCAATTATGTAAAGCGGTTTAAACCGGTGCTGACAAAGGAGGCAGAAAGAGTTATCTCGAGCTATTATCAGCTTCAGAGAAAATCAGGAACACATAATGCAG CACATGCTAGGCTAATGTTCAGCAATGAGGTTAAACAACTTGATGCCATTGCTGCCATACTGTGCATTGAATCCTCCACGACAACATCTCCAATAGTGGAcattgttggagatgctctgcaCTCAAATTTTACAGATAACCCTGACAAAGAAT ATAAAACACAGGAGAAGGAGATCCTTAAGAAGCTTGGACTAATTGAAGATTCCCCATAA
- the LOC120693857 gene encoding probable DNA helicase MCM9 isoform X3, with protein MSEEKKKKEEDAQLIALAGFLHETYSDSIHSILLDDDPSKLHLPLVIEFAKLMDFDPEFAGKLYSCPGEYLPFLDKAAKRVKDAMLEELGDLKDAVRKKKPVRVRIDVSGSPLEFPEASPSIGKVRANHMRKLITLKGTVIRSGGVKMIEYERDYMCRKCQHSFTVRPELEAGNRINLPALCPSKSSRGCGSASFQSVEGSTICRDYQEIKIQENVQLLGVGSIPRSMPVILMDDLVDSIKPGDDVIITGILSAKWSHDIKDVRCNLDPMLLANYVRRTNELKSDIDIPVETEEEFKHFWEEYRLTPLKGRNFILEGICPQIFGLFTVKLAVALTLIGGVQHVDASGTKVRGEPHMLLVGDPGTGKSQFLKFAAKLSNRSVITTGLGSTSAGLTVTAVKDGGEWMLEAGALVLADGGLCCIDEFDSMREHDRTTIHEAMEQQTISIAKAGLVTTLSTRTTVFGATNPKGKYDPDQSLSVNTTLSGPLLSRFDIVLVLLDTQNTAWDKIVSAHILKENFDEKKDKANASDAKWMLPKLRRYINYVKRFKPVLTKEAERVISSYYQLQRKSGTHNAARTTVRMLESLIRLAQAHARLMFSNEVKQLDAIAAILCIESSTTTSPIVDIVGDALHSNFTDNPDKEYKTQEKEILKKLGLIEDSP; from the exons atgtcggaggagaagaagaaaaaggaggagGATGCCCAGCTGATTGCGCTTGCGGGCTTCCTCCACGAAACCTATTCCGACAGCATTCACAGCATCCTACTCGACGACGATCCCTCGAAGCTCCATTTGCCGCTCGTTATTGA ATTCGCGAAACTTATGGACTTCGACCCCGAGTTCGCCGGGAAACTCTACTCCTGTCCCGGCGAGTACCTTCCCTTCCTCGACAAGGCCGCTAAACGGGTCAAG GATGcgatgctcgaggaattgggtGATTTGAAAGACGCGGTACGGAAGAAGAAGCCCGTGCGCGTACGCATCGACGTCTCTGGATCACCGCTAGAATTCCCTG AGGCGTCCCCGAGTATTGGAAAGGTGAGGGCGAATCACATGAGGAAATTGATTACTCTGAAGGGAACTGTGATAAGATCAGGCGGAGTCAAGATGATTGAGTACGAAAGGGACTACATGTGCAGGAAGTGCCAGCACAG TTTCACGGTTCGTCCTGAACTGGAGGCTGGGAATCGCATAAACCTTCCTGCATTGTGCCCATCAAAG AGTTCAAGAGGCTGTGGAAGTGCTTCTTTCCAGTCCGTAGAAGGTTCTACAATTTGCCGTGATTACCAAGAAATCAAAATTCAAGAAAACGTACAACTTTTGGGTGTTGGATCTATACCCCGTTCGATGCCGGTAATTTTGATGGATGATCTTGTTGATAGCATTAAACCTGGAG ATGATGTTATTATTACGGGCATATTATCTGCCAAATGGTCTCATGATATTAAGGATGTGCGATGCAACCTTGATCCTATGCTGCTTGCCAATTATGTGAG GAGAACAAATGAGCTGAAATCTGATATAGACATTCCTGTGGAAACTGAAGAGGAGTTTAAGCATTTCTGGGAAGAATACAGGCTTACTCCACTAAAAG GAAGAAACTTTATCTTGGAAGGCATCTGTCCTCAAATTTTTGGGCTATTCACAGTGAAGCTTGCAG TTGCTCTTACATTAATTGGTGGAGTGCAGCATGTTGATGCTTCTGGAACAAAGGTTCGTGGAGAACCCCATATGCTTCTTGTTGGTGATCCAG GTACTGGTAAATCCCagtttttgaagtttgctgctAAATTGAGCAACCGCTCTGTGATTACAACGGGTCTTGGAAGCACCAGTGCTGGGTTAACTGTCACAGCTGTCAAGGATGGAG GAGAGTGGATGCTTGAGGCTGGTGCTCTTGTTCTGGCTGACGGTGGTTTATGCTGCATTGATGAATTTGACAG CATGCGAGAGCATGACagaacaacaatacatgaaGCCATGGAGCAACAGACAATAAGTATTGCAAAG GCTGGACTAGTTACAACACTGAGTACAAGGACTACTGTATTTGGTGCCACTAATCCAAAAGGGAAATACGACCCTGATCAAA GCTTATCTGTGAATACAACACTTTCAGGACCATTGTTGAGTAGATTTGATATAGTTCTTGTTCTCTTGGATACGCAAAATACTGCTTGGGATAAAATAGTTTCAGCGCATATATTGAAGGAG AATTTTGATGAAAAGAAAGACAAGGCAAATGCTTCTGATGCAAAATGGATGCTCCCCAAGTTGAGAAG GTACATCAATTATGTAAAGCGGTTTAAACCGGTGCTGACAAAGGAGGCAGAAAGAGTTATCTCGAGCTATTATCAGCTTCAGAGAAAATCAGGAACACATAATGCAG CAAGAACAACGGTACGCATGCTTGAAAGTTTGATAAGGCTTGCACAAG CACATGCTAGGCTAATGTTCAGCAATGAGGTTAAACAACTTGATGCCATTGCTGCCATACTGTGCATTGAATCCTCCACGACAACATCTCCAATAGTGGAcattgttggagatgctctgcaCTCAAATTTTACAGATAACCCTGACAAAGAAT ATAAAACACAGGAGAAGGAGATCCTTAAGAAGCTTGGACTAATTGAAGATTCCCCATAA
- the LOC120693857 gene encoding probable DNA helicase MCM9 isoform X5: MSEEKKKKEEDAQLIALAGFLHETYSDSIHSILLDDDPSKLHLPLVIEFAKLMDFDPEFAGKLYSCPGEYLPFLDKAAKRVKDAMLEELGDLKDAVRKKKPVRVRIDVSGSPLEFPEASPSIGKVRANHMRKLITLKGTVIRSGGVKMIEYERDYMCRKCQHSFTVRPELEAGNRINLPALCPSKSSRGCGSASFQSVEGSTICRDYQEIKIQENVQLLGVGSIPRSMPVILMDDLVDSIKPGDDVIITGILSAKWSHDIKDVRCNLDPMLLANYVRRTNELKSDIDIPVETEEEFKHFWEEYRLTPLKGRNFILEGICPQIFGLFTVKLAVALTLIGGVQHVDASGTKVRGEPHMLLVGDPGSTSAASLPFLFAPPSTPSCTKARGNRLFCKPEFWGTGKSQFLKFAAKLSNRSVITTGLGSTSAGLTVTAVKDGGEWMLEAGALVLADGGLCCIDEFDSMREHDRTTIHEAMEQQTISIAKAGLVTTLSTRTTVFGATNPKGKYDPDQSLSVNTTLSGPLLSRFDIVLVLLDTQNTAWDKIVSAHILKENFDEKKDKANASDAKWMLPKLRRYINYVKRFKPVLTKEAERVISSYYQLQRKSGTHNAG, encoded by the exons atgtcggaggagaagaagaaaaaggaggagGATGCCCAGCTGATTGCGCTTGCGGGCTTCCTCCACGAAACCTATTCCGACAGCATTCACAGCATCCTACTCGACGACGATCCCTCGAAGCTCCATTTGCCGCTCGTTATTGA ATTCGCGAAACTTATGGACTTCGACCCCGAGTTCGCCGGGAAACTCTACTCCTGTCCCGGCGAGTACCTTCCCTTCCTCGACAAGGCCGCTAAACGGGTCAAG GATGcgatgctcgaggaattgggtGATTTGAAAGACGCGGTACGGAAGAAGAAGCCCGTGCGCGTACGCATCGACGTCTCTGGATCACCGCTAGAATTCCCTG AGGCGTCCCCGAGTATTGGAAAGGTGAGGGCGAATCACATGAGGAAATTGATTACTCTGAAGGGAACTGTGATAAGATCAGGCGGAGTCAAGATGATTGAGTACGAAAGGGACTACATGTGCAGGAAGTGCCAGCACAG TTTCACGGTTCGTCCTGAACTGGAGGCTGGGAATCGCATAAACCTTCCTGCATTGTGCCCATCAAAG AGTTCAAGAGGCTGTGGAAGTGCTTCTTTCCAGTCCGTAGAAGGTTCTACAATTTGCCGTGATTACCAAGAAATCAAAATTCAAGAAAACGTACAACTTTTGGGTGTTGGATCTATACCCCGTTCGATGCCGGTAATTTTGATGGATGATCTTGTTGATAGCATTAAACCTGGAG ATGATGTTATTATTACGGGCATATTATCTGCCAAATGGTCTCATGATATTAAGGATGTGCGATGCAACCTTGATCCTATGCTGCTTGCCAATTATGTGAG GAGAACAAATGAGCTGAAATCTGATATAGACATTCCTGTGGAAACTGAAGAGGAGTTTAAGCATTTCTGGGAAGAATACAGGCTTACTCCACTAAAAG GAAGAAACTTTATCTTGGAAGGCATCTGTCCTCAAATTTTTGGGCTATTCACAGTGAAGCTTGCAG TTGCTCTTACATTAATTGGTGGAGTGCAGCATGTTGATGCTTCTGGAACAAAGGTTCGTGGAGAACCCCATATGCTTCTTGTTGGTGATCCAG GTTCAACTTCTGCAGCATCTCTTCCGTTCTTGTTTGCTCCTCCTTCGACGCCATCTTGCACCAAAGCTCGAGGAAACCGATTGTTTTGTAAGCCAGAGTTCTGGG GTACTGGTAAATCCCagtttttgaagtttgctgctAAATTGAGCAACCGCTCTGTGATTACAACGGGTCTTGGAAGCACCAGTGCTGGGTTAACTGTCACAGCTGTCAAGGATGGAG GAGAGTGGATGCTTGAGGCTGGTGCTCTTGTTCTGGCTGACGGTGGTTTATGCTGCATTGATGAATTTGACAG CATGCGAGAGCATGACagaacaacaatacatgaaGCCATGGAGCAACAGACAATAAGTATTGCAAAG GCTGGACTAGTTACAACACTGAGTACAAGGACTACTGTATTTGGTGCCACTAATCCAAAAGGGAAATACGACCCTGATCAAA GCTTATCTGTGAATACAACACTTTCAGGACCATTGTTGAGTAGATTTGATATAGTTCTTGTTCTCTTGGATACGCAAAATACTGCTTGGGATAAAATAGTTTCAGCGCATATATTGAAGGAG AATTTTGATGAAAAGAAAGACAAGGCAAATGCTTCTGATGCAAAATGGATGCTCCCCAAGTTGAGAAG GTACATCAATTATGTAAAGCGGTTTAAACCGGTGCTGACAAAGGAGGCAGAAAGAGTTATCTCGAGCTATTATCAGCTTCAGAGAAAATCAGGAACACATAATGCAGGTTAG